From the genome of Sylvia atricapilla isolate bSylAtr1 chromosome 26, bSylAtr1.pri, whole genome shotgun sequence, one region includes:
- the MYO1F gene encoding unconventional myosin-If → MGSKERFHWQSHNVKQSGVDDMVLLSKISEEAIVENLKKRFMDDFIFTYIGPVLISVNPFKQMPYFTDREIELYQGAAQYENPPHIYALTDNMYRNMLIDGENQCVIISGESGAGKTVAAKYIMGYISKVSGGGEKVQHVKDIILQSNPLLEAFGNAKTVRNNNSSRFGKYFEIQFSRGGEPDGGKISNFLLEKSRVVSQNECERNFHIYYQLIQGASQEQRQNLGIMSPDYYFYLNQTDTYQVEGTDDRSDFHETMNAMQVIGIRGEDQQLVLQIVAGILHLGNISFREEGNYARVENADSLAFPAYLLGVDQERLNEKVTSRKMDSKWGGRSESITVTLNVEQAAYTRDALAKGLYARVFDFLVESINRAMQKPYEEYSVGVLDIYGFEIFQRNGFEQFCINFVNEKLQQIFIELTLKAEQEEYVQEGIKWTQIQYFNNKVVCDLIENKLNPPGIMSVLDDVCATMHATGEGADQTLLQKLQAAVGTHEHFNSWNSGFVIHHYAGKVSYDVNGFCERNRDVLFTDLIELMQSSEYGFIRMLFPEKLDSDKKGRPTTAGSKIKKQANDLVNTLMKCTPHYIRCIKPNETKKPRDWEESRVKHQVEYLGLKENIRVRRAGFAYRRLFHKFLQRYAILTPETWPSWRGDERQGVQHLLRSVNMDPDQYQMGQSKVFVKNPESLFLLEEMRERKFDSFARVIQKAWRRHIAIRKYEQMREEAASILYNFKERRRNSINRNFVGDYLGMEERPELRQFLAKRERIDFADSITKYDRRFKPIKRDFILTPKYFYLIGREKVKKGPEKGQIKEVLKKKVELQAVSGVSLSTRQDDFFILHENNADNFLESIFKTELISLLCKRFEEITRSKLPLSFKDTLQFRVKKEGWGGGGTRNVTFIRGQGDVAALKAGGKTLTVSIGDGLPRNAKPTRKEAAQSRGGSRHPAPSRSAPAAPRGACRNGGAQISRGDGRAQRDTYKMPQKQTRGPPATALPARHQPKARPPSEHNMDFLNVPDQGVAGMQRRRSVSQRPPPARRPKAQPKAEGPRCRALYQYMGQDVDELSFNVGDVIDILMEDASGWWKGRLHGKEGLFPGNYVQKI, encoded by the exons atG GGCAGCAAGGAGCGCTTCCACTGGCAGAGCCACAATGTCAAGCAGAGCGGCGTGGACGACATGGTGCTGCTGTCCAAGATCTCCGAGGAGGCCATCGTGGAGAACCTCAAGAAGCGTTTCATGGATGATTTCATCTTC ACCTACATCGGGCCCGTGCTGATCTCCGTGAACCCATTCAAGCAGATGCCGTATTTCACCGACCGCGAGATCGAGCTGTACCAGGGCGCG GCCCAGTATGAAAATCCTCCCCATATCTACGCCCTGACTGACAACATGTACCGGAACATGCTGATCGACGGCGAGAACCAGTGTGTCATCATCAG TGGGGAAAGTGGAGCCGGGAAAACAGTGGCAGCAAAATACATCATGGGCTACATCTCCAAAGTGTCTGGGGGTGGGGAGAAAGTCCAG catgtGAAGGACATCATCCTGCAGTCCAACCCGCTGCTGGAGGCCTTTGGAAATGCCAAAACTGTCCGGAACAACAATTCCAGCCGCTTT GGAAAATACTTTGAGATCCAGTTCAGCCGAGGCGGAGAACCCGACGGGGGCAAGATCTCCAACTTCCTGCTGGAGAAGTCGCGTGTGGTGAGCCAGAACGAGTGTGAGCGGAATTTCCACATCTACTATCAG CTCATCCAAGGGGCATCCCAAGAGCAGCGGCAGAATTTGGGCATCATGAGCCCAGATTATTACTTCTACCTGAACCAGACTGACACCTACCAGGTGGAGGGCACAGATGACCGCAGCGACTTCCACGAGACCATG AACGCCATGCAGGTCATCGGCATCCGCGGCGAGGaccagcagctggtgctgcagatCGTGGCCGGGATCCTGCACCTGGGCAACATCAGCTTCCGTGAGGAGGGCAACTATGCCCGGGTGGAGAACGCTGACT ccctggccttCCCTGCCTACCTGCTGGGGGTCGACCAGGAGCGCCTCAACGAGAAGGTCACCAGCAGGAAAATGGACAGCAAGTGGGGCGGGCGCTCCGAGTCCATCACCGTCACCCTCAATGTGGAGCAGGCAGCCTACACCCGGGACGCCCTGGCCAAGGGGCTCTACGCCCGCGTCTTTGACTTCCTTGTGGAG tccATCAACCGGGCAATGCAGAAGCCATATGAGGAGTACAGCGTGGGCGTGCTGGACATCTACGGCTTCGAGATATTCCAG AGAAACGGCTTTGAGCAGTTCTGCATTAACTTTGTGAatgagaagctgcagcagatcTTCATTGAGCTGACCCTAAAGGCAGAGCAG GAGGAGTATGTGCAGGAGGGCATCAAGTGGACACAGATCCAGTACTTCAACAACAAGGTGGTGTGTGACCTGATAGAGAACAAGCTG AACCCTCCTGGGATCATGAGTGTCCTGGATGACGTGTGTGCCACCATGCACGCCACGGGCGAGGGCGCCGACCAGACcctgctgcagaagctgcaggcGGCCGTGGGCACCCACGAGCACTTCAACAGCTGGAACTCAGGCTTTGTCATCCACCACTACGCTGGCAAG GTGTCCTATGATGTGAACGGCTTCTGCGAGCGCAACCGGGATGTGCTCTTCACTGACCTGATCGAGCTCATGCAGAGCAGTGAATA CGGTTTCATCCGGAtgcttttcccagaaaaacttGATTCTGACAAAAAGGGACGACCGACCACCGCGGGCTCCAAAATCAAG AAACAGGCCAACGACCTGGTGAACACCCTCATGAAGTGCACCCCACACTACATCCGCTGCATCAAACCCAACGAGACCAAGAAACCCCGGGACTGGGAGGAGAGCAG GGTGAAGCACCAGGTGGAGTACCTGGGGCTGAAGGAGAACATCCGGGTGCGCCGGGCGGGATTCGCCTACCGCCGCCTCTTCCACAAGTTCCTGCAACG CTATGCCATCCTCACCCCCGAGACGTGGCCGTCGTGGCGCGGGGACGAGCGCCAAGGGGTGCAGCACCTGCTGCGCTCGGTCAACATGGACCCAGACCAGTACCAGATGGGCCAGAGCAAGGTGTTCGTCAAGAACCCCGAGTCG ctcttcctgctCGAGGAGATGCGAGAGAGGAAGTTTGACAGCTTCGCCCGGGTGATCCAGAAGGCGTGGCGCCGGCACATCGCCATCCGCAAATACGAGCAGATGAGAGAGGAGG CCGCCAGCATCCTCTACAACTTCAAGGAGCGGCGAAGGAACAGCATCAACAGGAATTTCGTGGGGGATTACCTGGGCATGGAGGAGCGGCCCGAGCTGCGCCAGTTCCTGGCCAAGCGGGAGCGCATCGACTTTGCCGACTCCATCACCAAATACGACCGCAGGTTCAAG cccatCAAGCGGGACTTCATCCTCACCCCCAAGTACTTCTACCTGATCGGGCgggagaaggtgaagaagggGCCTGAGAAGGGGCAGATCAAGGAGGTGCTCAAGAAGAAGGTGGAGCTGCAGGCGGTGAGCGGCGTCTCGCTGAG caccaggcaggacGACTTCTTCATCCTCCACGAGAATAATGCCGACAATTTCTTGGAGTCCATCTTCAAGACGGAGCTGATCAGTCTCCTGTGCAAACGCTTCGAGGAGATCACCCGCTCCAAGCTGCCCCTCTCCTTCAAGGACAC ACTACAGTTTCGGGTGAAGAAGGAGGGCTGGGGCGGCGGTGGCACCCGCAACGTCACCTTCATCAGAGGACAGGGCGATGTGGCCGCCCTCAAAGCTGGAGGCAAAACCCTTACGGTCAGCATCGGGGATGGGCTCCCCAGGAATGCCA AGCCCACAAGGaaggaggcagcacagagcagaggcgGCAGCAGGCATCCAGCCCCTTCCAGAagtgccccagcagcacccagag GAGCCTGCAGGAACGGGGGCGCCCAGATCTCCCGCGGCGATGGCCGGGCCCAGAGGGACACCTACAAGATGCCCCAGAAGCAGACACGGGGCCCCCcggccacagctctgcctgcccgCCATCAGCCCAAGGCACGGCCCCCATCCGAGCACAACATGGACTTCCTCAACGTGCCTGACCAGGGAGTGGCCGG GATGCAGCGCCGGCGCAGCGTGAGCCAgcggccgcccccggcccggcgcccCAAGGCCCAGCCCAAGGCAGAGGGGCCGCGGTGCCGGGCGCTCTACCAGTACATGGGGCAGGACGTGGACGAGCTCAGCTTCAACGTGGGGGACGTTATCGACATCCTGATGGAAG ATGCTTCTGGCTGGTGGAAAGGCCGGCTGCACGGCAAGGAAGGGCTTTTCCCCGGCAATTATGTGCAGAAGATCTga
- the ZNF414 gene encoding zinc finger protein 414 isoform X1 — protein sequence MAPGWALTSLPCSRCSIAGRSRRVAVPVPSPGQAMKTEKDEAVAAFSLRGNLGAEGAGCSDPALPSAPMPVAGSGGTPAPELRPLKRRPVPGKHYQCSSYGCKLAFPSMQELMDHLKVHYRPTQSLEGKTFHCPTLGCTETLPSMQDLMTHMKVHYKPNRYFKCENCLLRFRTHRSLFKHLHVCSDSASGPAPPPKPDKPVLPPATSAPEKEPPAKPPEGLPKLPSALRAPEKEAPAAGADTGPAALPELPGSLEPLPLVSPAPHPFPLLEPGLFGPSSLTRFSGPPPSSVAGPFLPYVPPSPYGLAQPPAQHRLRPFLPGHGPPSVSNAVWKKSQGVSVSPLLPCFGSGVTPGHSSNSRIVWEHTRGRYSCTQCPFSTASREEMTLHIEDHRKNPPPPRLEAEMDFGVGLAPFHTKLPPEMENSLYSQL from the exons AtggccccgggctgggctctgacctccctcccctgctcccgGTGCAGCATCGCCGGGAGGAGCCGCCGTGTCGCTGTGCCCGTGCCCAGCCCCGGCCAGGCCATGAAGACGGAGAAGGACGAGGCCGTGGCCGCCTTCTCCCTGCGGGGGAACCTCGGCGCGGAGGGGGCAG GCTGCAGtgacccagccctgcccagtgcCCCGATGCCGGTGGCGGGGAGCGGAGGGACCCCGGCCCCGGAGCTGCGGCCGCTGAAGCGCAGACCTGTCCCAG GGAAACACTACCAGTGCTCGAGCTACGGCTGCAAACTGGCCTTCCCCAGCATGCAGGAGCTGATGGACCACCTGAAGGTCCACTACAGACCCACGCAGTCCCTCGAGG GCAAAACCTTCCACTGCCCCACCCTGGGCTGCACCGAGACTCTCCCCAGCATGCAGGACCTCATGACCCACATGAAGGTGCACTACAAACCAAACCGCTACTTCAA GTGTGAGAACTGCCTGCTGCGCTTCCGCACGCACCGCTCCCTCTTCAAGCACCTGCACGTCTGCTCCGACAGCGCCagcggccccgcgccgccccccaAGCCCGACAAGCCCGTCCTGCCTCCCGCTACCTCTGCCCCGGAGAAGGAGCCCCCGGCCAAGCCACCCGAGGGGCTGCCCAAGCTGCCGAGCGCTCTGCGGGCCCCGGAGAAAGAAgcgccggcggcgggcgcggacACTGGCCCGGCGGCGCTGCCCGAGCTGCCCGGCTCGCTGGAGCCGCTGCCGCTGGTGTCGCCGGCCCCTCACCCCTTCCCGCTGCTGGAGCCCGGCCTGTTCGGGCCCTCGTCCTTGACTCGGTTCTCGGGGCCACCCCCGTCCTCGGTGGCCGGGCCCTTCCTGCCCTACGTGCCCCCCTCGCCCTACGGGCTGGCGCAGCCCCCGGCTCAGCACCGCCTGCGGCCCTTCCTGCCGGGCCACGGCCCCCCCAGCGTCTCCAACGCCGTCTGGAAGAAAAGCCAAG GTGTGAGTGTCAGCCCACTCCTCCCATGCTTTGGCTCAGGAGTGACTCCAG GGCACTCCTCCAACAGCCGCATCGTCTGGGAGCACACGCGGGGCCGCTACAGCTGCACGCAGTGCCCCTTCTCCACCGCCTCCCGCGAGGAGATGACTCTGCACATCGAGGACCACCGCAAGAaccccccgcccccgcgcctGGAGGCCGAGATGG aTTTCGGGGTGGGCCTGGCCCCGTTCCACACCAAGCTGCCGCCGGAGATGGAGAACTCCCTGTACTCCCAGCTTTGA
- the ZNF414 gene encoding zinc finger protein 414 isoform X2 has protein sequence MAPGWALTSLPCSRCSIAGRSRRVAVPVPSPGQAMKTEKDEAVAAFSLRGNLGAEGAGCSDPALPSAPMPVAGSGGTPAPELRPLKRRPVPGKHYQCSSYGCKLAFPSMQELMDHLKVHYRPTQSLEGKTFHCPTLGCTETLPSMQDLMTHMKVHYKPNRYFKCENCLLRFRTHRSLFKHLHVCSDSASGPAPPPKPDKPVLPPATSAPEKEPPAKPPEGLPKLPSALRAPEKEAPAAGADTGPAALPELPGSLEPLPLVSPAPHPFPLLEPGLFGPSSLTRFSGPPPSSVAGPFLPYVPPSPYGLAQPPAQHRLRPFLPGHGPPSVSNAVWKKSQGHSSNSRIVWEHTRGRYSCTQCPFSTASREEMTLHIEDHRKNPPPPRLEAEMDFGVGLAPFHTKLPPEMENSLYSQL, from the exons AtggccccgggctgggctctgacctccctcccctgctcccgGTGCAGCATCGCCGGGAGGAGCCGCCGTGTCGCTGTGCCCGTGCCCAGCCCCGGCCAGGCCATGAAGACGGAGAAGGACGAGGCCGTGGCCGCCTTCTCCCTGCGGGGGAACCTCGGCGCGGAGGGGGCAG GCTGCAGtgacccagccctgcccagtgcCCCGATGCCGGTGGCGGGGAGCGGAGGGACCCCGGCCCCGGAGCTGCGGCCGCTGAAGCGCAGACCTGTCCCAG GGAAACACTACCAGTGCTCGAGCTACGGCTGCAAACTGGCCTTCCCCAGCATGCAGGAGCTGATGGACCACCTGAAGGTCCACTACAGACCCACGCAGTCCCTCGAGG GCAAAACCTTCCACTGCCCCACCCTGGGCTGCACCGAGACTCTCCCCAGCATGCAGGACCTCATGACCCACATGAAGGTGCACTACAAACCAAACCGCTACTTCAA GTGTGAGAACTGCCTGCTGCGCTTCCGCACGCACCGCTCCCTCTTCAAGCACCTGCACGTCTGCTCCGACAGCGCCagcggccccgcgccgccccccaAGCCCGACAAGCCCGTCCTGCCTCCCGCTACCTCTGCCCCGGAGAAGGAGCCCCCGGCCAAGCCACCCGAGGGGCTGCCCAAGCTGCCGAGCGCTCTGCGGGCCCCGGAGAAAGAAgcgccggcggcgggcgcggacACTGGCCCGGCGGCGCTGCCCGAGCTGCCCGGCTCGCTGGAGCCGCTGCCGCTGGTGTCGCCGGCCCCTCACCCCTTCCCGCTGCTGGAGCCCGGCCTGTTCGGGCCCTCGTCCTTGACTCGGTTCTCGGGGCCACCCCCGTCCTCGGTGGCCGGGCCCTTCCTGCCCTACGTGCCCCCCTCGCCCTACGGGCTGGCGCAGCCCCCGGCTCAGCACCGCCTGCGGCCCTTCCTGCCGGGCCACGGCCCCCCCAGCGTCTCCAACGCCGTCTGGAAGAAAAGCCAAG GGCACTCCTCCAACAGCCGCATCGTCTGGGAGCACACGCGGGGCCGCTACAGCTGCACGCAGTGCCCCTTCTCCACCGCCTCCCGCGAGGAGATGACTCTGCACATCGAGGACCACCGCAAGAaccccccgcccccgcgcctGGAGGCCGAGATGG aTTTCGGGGTGGGCCTGGCCCCGTTCCACACCAAGCTGCCGCCGGAGATGGAGAACTCCCTGTACTCCCAGCTTTGA
- the ZNF414 gene encoding zinc finger protein 414 isoform X3 encodes MKTEKDEAVAAFSLRGNLGAEGAGCSDPALPSAPMPVAGSGGTPAPELRPLKRRPVPGKHYQCSSYGCKLAFPSMQELMDHLKVHYRPTQSLEGKTFHCPTLGCTETLPSMQDLMTHMKVHYKPNRYFKCENCLLRFRTHRSLFKHLHVCSDSASGPAPPPKPDKPVLPPATSAPEKEPPAKPPEGLPKLPSALRAPEKEAPAAGADTGPAALPELPGSLEPLPLVSPAPHPFPLLEPGLFGPSSLTRFSGPPPSSVAGPFLPYVPPSPYGLAQPPAQHRLRPFLPGHGPPSVSNAVWKKSQGVSVSPLLPCFGSGVTPGHSSNSRIVWEHTRGRYSCTQCPFSTASREEMTLHIEDHRKNPPPPRLEAEMDFGVGLAPFHTKLPPEMENSLYSQL; translated from the exons ATGAAGACGGAGAAGGACGAGGCCGTGGCCGCCTTCTCCCTGCGGGGGAACCTCGGCGCGGAGGGGGCAG GCTGCAGtgacccagccctgcccagtgcCCCGATGCCGGTGGCGGGGAGCGGAGGGACCCCGGCCCCGGAGCTGCGGCCGCTGAAGCGCAGACCTGTCCCAG GGAAACACTACCAGTGCTCGAGCTACGGCTGCAAACTGGCCTTCCCCAGCATGCAGGAGCTGATGGACCACCTGAAGGTCCACTACAGACCCACGCAGTCCCTCGAGG GCAAAACCTTCCACTGCCCCACCCTGGGCTGCACCGAGACTCTCCCCAGCATGCAGGACCTCATGACCCACATGAAGGTGCACTACAAACCAAACCGCTACTTCAA GTGTGAGAACTGCCTGCTGCGCTTCCGCACGCACCGCTCCCTCTTCAAGCACCTGCACGTCTGCTCCGACAGCGCCagcggccccgcgccgccccccaAGCCCGACAAGCCCGTCCTGCCTCCCGCTACCTCTGCCCCGGAGAAGGAGCCCCCGGCCAAGCCACCCGAGGGGCTGCCCAAGCTGCCGAGCGCTCTGCGGGCCCCGGAGAAAGAAgcgccggcggcgggcgcggacACTGGCCCGGCGGCGCTGCCCGAGCTGCCCGGCTCGCTGGAGCCGCTGCCGCTGGTGTCGCCGGCCCCTCACCCCTTCCCGCTGCTGGAGCCCGGCCTGTTCGGGCCCTCGTCCTTGACTCGGTTCTCGGGGCCACCCCCGTCCTCGGTGGCCGGGCCCTTCCTGCCCTACGTGCCCCCCTCGCCCTACGGGCTGGCGCAGCCCCCGGCTCAGCACCGCCTGCGGCCCTTCCTGCCGGGCCACGGCCCCCCCAGCGTCTCCAACGCCGTCTGGAAGAAAAGCCAAG GTGTGAGTGTCAGCCCACTCCTCCCATGCTTTGGCTCAGGAGTGACTCCAG GGCACTCCTCCAACAGCCGCATCGTCTGGGAGCACACGCGGGGCCGCTACAGCTGCACGCAGTGCCCCTTCTCCACCGCCTCCCGCGAGGAGATGACTCTGCACATCGAGGACCACCGCAAGAaccccccgcccccgcgcctGGAGGCCGAGATGG aTTTCGGGGTGGGCCTGGCCCCGTTCCACACCAAGCTGCCGCCGGAGATGGAGAACTCCCTGTACTCCCAGCTTTGA
- the LOC136371941 gene encoding acidic leucine-rich nuclear phosphoprotein 32 family member B isoform X3, whose translation MEMERRLTLELRNKKPSEVKELVLDNCRSEDGKVVGLSSDFENLEFLSMININLLSVSNLPKLNKLRKLELSDNRISGGLEVLAEKTPNLTHLNLSGNKIKDINTLEPLKKLPNLHSLDLFNCEVTMLINYRESVFALLPQLTYLDGFDADEQEAPDSDPEADGDALEDDYENGEEGEEEEDDEEEDDLDEEVIDDEEDEDDDLEGEEEEDGVDDEEEDEEEDGEEDEEDEAEEDHLCGEKRKRSLEDEGEEDAEDEEDDEDD comes from the exons gtgAAGGAGCTGGTCCTGGATAACTGCCGCTCAGAGGATGGCAAGGTGGTGGGTCTCTCCTCAGACTTTGAGAACCTGGAGTTCCTCAGCATGATCAACATCAACCTGCTGTCAGTGTCCAACCTCCCCAAACTCAACAAGCTGCGGAAG ctggagctgagtGATAATAGGATTTCTGGTGGCCTTGAAGTTCTAGCAGAGAAAACTCCCAACCTAACACACTTGAACCTAAGCGGCAACAAGATCAAAGACATCAATACCCTGGAGCCCTTG AAAAAGTTGCCAAACCTCCACAGTCTGGACCTGTTCAACTGCGAGGTGACGATGCTCATCAACTACCGGGAGAGCGTCTTCGCGCTGCTGCCGCAGCTCACTTACCTGGACGGCTTCGACGCCGACGAGCAGGAGGCCCCCGACTCCGACCCCGAGGCTGATGGGGATGCACTGGAAGATGACTATGAGAATGGGGAag aaggtgaggaagaggaagatgatgaggaggaagatgatTTGGATGAAGAAGTCATTGATGACGAGGAAGATGAAGACGATGACCTGGAAggtgaagaggaggaggatggagtAGATGATGAG gaggaagatgaggaggaagatggtgaggaggatgaagaagatgaagcTGAGGAGG ACCATCTGTGTGGGGAGAAGAGAAAACGAAGTCTAGAGGATGAAGGAGAGGAAGATGCAGAGGATGAagaggatgatgaggatgaCTGA
- the LOC136371941 gene encoding acidic leucine-rich nuclear phosphoprotein 32 family member B isoform X1 yields the protein MPCVHRALGCDLVVPNPCVLLPGGWGPWWGQQECVGGLCLEGETPTTVKELVLDNCRSEDGKVVGLSSDFENLEFLSMININLLSVSNLPKLNKLRKLELSDNRISGGLEVLAEKTPNLTHLNLSGNKIKDINTLEPLKKLPNLHSLDLFNCEVTMLINYRESVFALLPQLTYLDGFDADEQEAPDSDPEADGDALEDDYENGEEGEEEEDDEEEDDLDEEVIDDEEDEDDDLEGEEEEDGVDDEEEDEEEDGEEDEEDEAEEDHLCGEKRKRSLEDEGEEDAEDEEDDEDD from the exons ATGCCTTGTGTGCACAGAGCGTTGGGATGTGACCTCGTGGTTCCAAACCCCTGTGTGCTGCTTCCTGGAGGGTGGGGACCTtggtggggacagcaggagtgTGTTGGTGGCTTGTGCTTAGAGGGTGAAACCCCAACCACG gtgAAGGAGCTGGTCCTGGATAACTGCCGCTCAGAGGATGGCAAGGTGGTGGGTCTCTCCTCAGACTTTGAGAACCTGGAGTTCCTCAGCATGATCAACATCAACCTGCTGTCAGTGTCCAACCTCCCCAAACTCAACAAGCTGCGGAAG ctggagctgagtGATAATAGGATTTCTGGTGGCCTTGAAGTTCTAGCAGAGAAAACTCCCAACCTAACACACTTGAACCTAAGCGGCAACAAGATCAAAGACATCAATACCCTGGAGCCCTTG AAAAAGTTGCCAAACCTCCACAGTCTGGACCTGTTCAACTGCGAGGTGACGATGCTCATCAACTACCGGGAGAGCGTCTTCGCGCTGCTGCCGCAGCTCACTTACCTGGACGGCTTCGACGCCGACGAGCAGGAGGCCCCCGACTCCGACCCCGAGGCTGATGGGGATGCACTGGAAGATGACTATGAGAATGGGGAag aaggtgaggaagaggaagatgatgaggaggaagatgatTTGGATGAAGAAGTCATTGATGACGAGGAAGATGAAGACGATGACCTGGAAggtgaagaggaggaggatggagtAGATGATGAG gaggaagatgaggaggaagatggtgaggaggatgaagaagatgaagcTGAGGAGG ACCATCTGTGTGGGGAGAAGAGAAAACGAAGTCTAGAGGATGAAGGAGAGGAAGATGCAGAGGATGAagaggatgatgaggatgaCTGA
- the LOC136371941 gene encoding acidic leucine-rich nuclear phosphoprotein 32 family member B isoform X4 — MEMERRLTLELRNKKPSEVKELVLDNCRSEDGKVVGLSSDFENLEFLSMININLLSVSNLPKLNKLRKLELSDNRISGGLEVLAEKTPNLTHLNLSGNKIKDINTLEPLKKLPNLHSLDLFNCEVTMLINYRESVFALLPQLTYLDGFDADEQEAPDSDPEADGDALEDDYENGEGEEEEDDEEEDDLDEEVIDDEEDEDDDLEGEEEEDGVDDEEEDEEEDGEEDEEDEAEEDHLCGEKRKRSLEDEGEEDAEDEEDDEDD; from the exons gtgAAGGAGCTGGTCCTGGATAACTGCCGCTCAGAGGATGGCAAGGTGGTGGGTCTCTCCTCAGACTTTGAGAACCTGGAGTTCCTCAGCATGATCAACATCAACCTGCTGTCAGTGTCCAACCTCCCCAAACTCAACAAGCTGCGGAAG ctggagctgagtGATAATAGGATTTCTGGTGGCCTTGAAGTTCTAGCAGAGAAAACTCCCAACCTAACACACTTGAACCTAAGCGGCAACAAGATCAAAGACATCAATACCCTGGAGCCCTTG AAAAAGTTGCCAAACCTCCACAGTCTGGACCTGTTCAACTGCGAGGTGACGATGCTCATCAACTACCGGGAGAGCGTCTTCGCGCTGCTGCCGCAGCTCACTTACCTGGACGGCTTCGACGCCGACGAGCAGGAGGCCCCCGACTCCGACCCCGAGGCTGATGGGGATGCACTGGAAGATGACTATGAGAATGGGGAag gtgaggaagaggaagatgatgaggaggaagatgatTTGGATGAAGAAGTCATTGATGACGAGGAAGATGAAGACGATGACCTGGAAggtgaagaggaggaggatggagtAGATGATGAG gaggaagatgaggaggaagatggtgaggaggatgaagaagatgaagcTGAGGAGG ACCATCTGTGTGGGGAGAAGAGAAAACGAAGTCTAGAGGATGAAGGAGAGGAAGATGCAGAGGATGAagaggatgatgaggatgaCTGA
- the LOC136371941 gene encoding acidic leucine-rich nuclear phosphoprotein 32 family member B isoform X2 has translation MPCVHRALGCDLVVPNPCVLLPGGWGPWWGQQECVGGLCLEGETPTTVKELVLDNCRSEDGKVVGLSSDFENLEFLSMININLLSVSNLPKLNKLRKLELSDNRISGGLEVLAEKTPNLTHLNLSGNKIKDINTLEPLKKLPNLHSLDLFNCEVTMLINYRESVFALLPQLTYLDGFDADEQEAPDSDPEADGDALEDDYENGEGEEEEDDEEEDDLDEEVIDDEEDEDDDLEGEEEEDGVDDEEEDEEEDGEEDEEDEAEEDHLCGEKRKRSLEDEGEEDAEDEEDDEDD, from the exons ATGCCTTGTGTGCACAGAGCGTTGGGATGTGACCTCGTGGTTCCAAACCCCTGTGTGCTGCTTCCTGGAGGGTGGGGACCTtggtggggacagcaggagtgTGTTGGTGGCTTGTGCTTAGAGGGTGAAACCCCAACCACG gtgAAGGAGCTGGTCCTGGATAACTGCCGCTCAGAGGATGGCAAGGTGGTGGGTCTCTCCTCAGACTTTGAGAACCTGGAGTTCCTCAGCATGATCAACATCAACCTGCTGTCAGTGTCCAACCTCCCCAAACTCAACAAGCTGCGGAAG ctggagctgagtGATAATAGGATTTCTGGTGGCCTTGAAGTTCTAGCAGAGAAAACTCCCAACCTAACACACTTGAACCTAAGCGGCAACAAGATCAAAGACATCAATACCCTGGAGCCCTTG AAAAAGTTGCCAAACCTCCACAGTCTGGACCTGTTCAACTGCGAGGTGACGATGCTCATCAACTACCGGGAGAGCGTCTTCGCGCTGCTGCCGCAGCTCACTTACCTGGACGGCTTCGACGCCGACGAGCAGGAGGCCCCCGACTCCGACCCCGAGGCTGATGGGGATGCACTGGAAGATGACTATGAGAATGGGGAag gtgaggaagaggaagatgatgaggaggaagatgatTTGGATGAAGAAGTCATTGATGACGAGGAAGATGAAGACGATGACCTGGAAggtgaagaggaggaggatggagtAGATGATGAG gaggaagatgaggaggaagatggtgaggaggatgaagaagatgaagcTGAGGAGG ACCATCTGTGTGGGGAGAAGAGAAAACGAAGTCTAGAGGATGAAGGAGAGGAAGATGCAGAGGATGAagaggatgatgaggatgaCTGA